One segment of Vagococcus martis DNA contains the following:
- a CDS encoding DUF916 and DUF3324 domain-containing protein, whose amino-acid sequence MNFKRMIGLIVLIGNFFMVGVNVYANDNTFSIQPILPQNQIDKGNGYFHLKLGQGDTQVIYVDIKNNTDEKKTLRTSVESATTNINGVVDYSKANNRKDSSLAVDLAKQVKVDSDIEMEPKSTKRIPIEVSMPNEAVDGIVAGGITFEQVNEVGEESVDSHTKVKTKFSYVIALMMQQEDNIHVLPELSLEKIETKVINQKASVTAVIRNVEPAYLNKMQIAVSIKRQSDGKEIYKKKKERMQFAPNSVLEYPTFIENQQIEPGKYRYTANIKGETNHLNAEKNQTLEWTFTEEFEINKEEAKKLSKLSTNDSNNDQPTQLLYLFIALTILLLLIIIFYIIYRFVKNKKENNKNKVK is encoded by the coding sequence ATGAATTTTAAACGAATGATAGGATTGATAGTATTAATAGGTAATTTTTTTATGGTAGGAGTAAATGTTTATGCGAATGATAATACATTTTCTATTCAACCAATACTACCTCAAAACCAAATAGACAAAGGAAATGGTTATTTTCATTTAAAACTCGGCCAAGGTGATACACAAGTAATCTATGTCGATATAAAAAACAATACTGATGAAAAAAAGACACTCAGGACGTCAGTAGAGAGTGCTACCACTAATATTAATGGTGTGGTGGATTATAGTAAAGCTAATAATCGAAAAGATAGTTCTTTAGCAGTTGATTTGGCCAAACAAGTCAAAGTCGATTCTGATATTGAGATGGAGCCTAAAAGCACCAAGCGAATACCTATAGAGGTTAGCATGCCTAATGAAGCTGTTGATGGGATAGTTGCAGGTGGGATAACATTTGAGCAAGTTAATGAAGTAGGAGAAGAGTCAGTTGATTCACACACAAAAGTAAAAACAAAATTTTCTTATGTTATTGCATTAATGATGCAACAAGAAGATAACATTCATGTGTTACCAGAGTTATCTCTTGAAAAAATAGAAACAAAAGTAATTAATCAAAAAGCAAGTGTAACAGCTGTGATTAGAAACGTTGAGCCTGCATATCTCAATAAAATGCAAATAGCTGTATCAATTAAACGTCAAAGCGATGGAAAAGAAATTTATAAAAAGAAAAAGGAGCGAATGCAATTTGCCCCTAATTCTGTACTAGAATATCCAACGTTTATCGAGAATCAACAAATAGAACCTGGAAAGTATCGCTATACAGCCAATATAAAAGGAGAAACGAACCATCTAAATGCTGAAAAAAATCAAACATTAGAATGGACATTCACTGAAGAATTTGAAATTAATAAAGAAGAAGCTAAAAAACTAAGTAAATTGTCAACAAATGACTCAAACAATGATCAACCTACACAATTACTTTATCTATTTATTGCATTAACCATTCTTCTGTTATTAATTATAATTTTTTATATTATTTATCGATTTGTCAAAAACAAAAAAGAAAATAATAAAAATAAAGTAAAATGA
- the nrdF gene encoding class 1b ribonucleoside-diphosphate reductase subunit beta: protein MTALDNSYYQAINWNAVEDIIDKSTWEKLTEQFWLDTRIPLSNDLDDWRNFNDAQKENIGLVFGGLTLLDTIQSESAIEALRQDISTPHEEAVLNNIQFMESVHAKSYSSIFSTLNTKAEIEEIFEWTNTNAQLQKKAEIINEIYLNGSPLQKKVANVYAETFLFYSGFYAPLYYLGNNKLANVAEIIKLIIRDESVHGTYIGYKFQLGFNELSQEEQEKMKEWMYDLLFTLYENEEVYTELLYDKLGWTEEVKTFLRYNANKALMNLGMDPLFPDTASDVNPIVMNGLSTGTSNHDFFSQVGNGYLLGTVEAMDDNDYLIGM, encoded by the coding sequence ATGACTGCGTTAGACAATAGTTATTACCAAGCAATTAACTGGAACGCTGTTGAAGACATTATTGATAAGTCAACTTGGGAAAAATTGACTGAACAATTTTGGTTAGATACACGTATTCCATTATCAAATGATTTAGATGATTGGCGTAATTTTAATGACGCTCAAAAAGAAAATATTGGCTTAGTTTTCGGTGGTTTAACACTACTTGATACGATTCAGTCAGAAAGTGCCATTGAAGCCTTAAGACAAGATATCAGTACGCCTCATGAGGAAGCAGTCTTGAATAACATTCAGTTCATGGAATCGGTTCACGCAAAAAGCTACTCATCCATCTTCAGTACACTAAATACTAAAGCTGAGATTGAAGAAATTTTTGAGTGGACAAATACCAATGCTCAACTACAAAAAAAGGCTGAGATTATTAATGAAATTTATTTAAATGGCTCTCCTTTACAAAAAAAAGTAGCAAACGTTTATGCTGAAACATTCCTATTCTACTCTGGTTTTTATGCACCTTTGTATTATCTAGGAAACAACAAATTAGCAAACGTCGCTGAAATCATTAAATTGATCATCCGTGACGAGTCAGTTCATGGGACTTACATTGGGTATAAATTCCAATTAGGTTTTAATGAACTAAGTCAAGAGGAACAAGAAAAAATGAAAGAATGGATGTATGACCTACTCTTCACTCTTTATGAAAATGAAGAAGTGTACACTGAATTGTTGTATGACAAATTAGGTTGGACAGAAGAAGTAAAAACATTCTTGCGTTACAACGCAAACAAAGCGTTGATGAATTTAGGTATGGACCCACTATTCCCAGATACAGCAAGTGACGTGAATCCAATCGTCATGAATGGTCTATCAACTGGAACAAGCAACCATGACTTCTTCTCACAAGTTGGTAATGGTTACTTACTTGGTACCGTTGAAGCAATGGATGACAATGATTATTTAATTGGTATGTAA
- the nrdE gene encoding class 1b ribonucleoside-diphosphate reductase subunit alpha, whose product MSLKDLTDVTYFELNNEINRPVNDQIPLYKDKEALDAFFKENVEPNTKQFSSIEDKLSFLTEHDYLEEDFLSNYSIEFIESLYTYLESQHFTFKSFMAAYKFYSQYALKTNDGTQYLERYEDRVAFNALYFADGNEELALSLADEMIHQRYQPATPSFLNAGRKRRGELVSCFLVQVTDDMNSIGRSINSALQLSRIGGGVGITLSNLREAGAPIKGFEGAASGVVPVMKLFEDSFSYSNQLGQRQGAGVVYLNVFHPDIEMFLSTKKENADEKIRVKTLSLGLLVPDKFYELARNNEDMYLFSPYSVEKEYGIPFSYIDITEEYDNLVANPRIRKQKIDARYLENEISKLQQESGYPYIINIDTANRANPIDGKIIMSNLCSEILQVQKPSVINDRQEYDVLGTDISCNLGSTNIVNLMDSPDFGKSVKTMTRALTYITDASDIEVVPSIQNGNRLNHTIGLGAMGLHTYFAKNQMEYGSEESLEFTDVYFMLLNYWTLVESNNIAKERNESFDNFENSTYATGEYFDMYINEEIKPSSDKVKELFDGIFIPTAKDWEELEQSIKEFGLYHQNRLAVAPNGSISYINDTSASIHPITRLIEERQEKKIGKIYYPAPFLSNDTMPYYTSAYDMDMRKVIDVYATAQKHIDQGMSLTLFMRSDIPEGLYEWKTNTTKQTTRDLNILRHYAFHKGVKSIYYVRTYTDDEEEIGSNQCESCVI is encoded by the coding sequence TTGAGTCTAAAAGACCTGACTGATGTAACGTATTTCGAACTTAACAACGAAATCAACCGCCCTGTAAATGATCAAATTCCCTTATATAAAGATAAAGAAGCCTTAGATGCATTCTTTAAAGAAAATGTGGAACCAAATACCAAGCAGTTTTCTTCTATAGAAGATAAGTTATCTTTTTTAACTGAACACGATTATTTAGAAGAAGACTTTTTAAGCAATTATTCGATTGAATTTATTGAGTCTTTATACACTTACTTAGAATCACAACACTTTACATTTAAGTCATTTATGGCTGCCTATAAATTTTATTCTCAATATGCCTTAAAAACAAATGACGGCACACAATATTTAGAGCGTTATGAAGATCGTGTCGCATTTAACGCATTATACTTTGCTGATGGCAATGAAGAATTAGCCTTAAGCTTAGCAGATGAGATGATTCATCAACGTTACCAACCAGCAACCCCATCCTTTTTAAATGCTGGACGTAAGCGTCGTGGTGAGTTAGTTTCTTGTTTCTTAGTCCAAGTGACTGACGATATGAACAGTATCGGTCGCTCAATCAATAGTGCGTTACAACTATCACGTATTGGTGGTGGTGTTGGTATCACACTATCAAACTTACGTGAAGCAGGAGCTCCAATCAAAGGATTTGAAGGTGCTGCAAGTGGTGTCGTTCCTGTTATGAAATTATTCGAAGATAGCTTTAGTTATAGTAACCAACTTGGCCAACGTCAAGGAGCTGGTGTGGTTTATTTAAACGTTTTCCATCCAGACATTGAAATGTTTTTATCAACCAAAAAAGAAAATGCTGATGAAAAAATCCGTGTTAAAACATTATCACTTGGTTTGTTAGTACCAGATAAATTTTACGAATTAGCTCGTAACAATGAAGACATGTACTTATTCAGTCCATATAGTGTAGAAAAAGAATATGGCATACCGTTTTCTTACATCGATATAACTGAAGAATACGATAACTTAGTAGCGAATCCACGTATTAGAAAACAAAAAATTGATGCGCGTTACTTAGAAAATGAAATTAGTAAATTACAACAAGAATCTGGTTATCCTTATATCATCAACATTGACACTGCCAACCGTGCAAATCCTATTGATGGTAAAATCATTATGAGTAACTTATGTTCTGAAATCTTACAAGTCCAAAAACCATCTGTCATTAACGATCGCCAAGAATATGACGTCCTTGGAACAGATATTTCTTGTAACTTAGGCTCAACTAATATTGTTAACTTAATGGATAGCCCTGACTTTGGAAAATCTGTTAAAACAATGACACGAGCTTTAACTTATATCACAGATGCTTCTGATATCGAAGTGGTTCCATCAATCCAAAACGGTAACCGACTAAATCATACAATTGGTTTAGGGGCCATGGGATTACATACTTACTTTGCTAAAAATCAAATGGAGTATGGTTCAGAAGAATCATTAGAATTTACAGATGTGTATTTCATGTTATTAAACTATTGGACTTTAGTTGAAAGTAACAATATTGCAAAAGAACGCAATGAATCATTCGATAACTTTGAAAACTCAACATACGCAACTGGCGAGTACTTTGACATGTATATTAATGAAGAAATTAAACCATCTTCTGATAAAGTCAAAGAATTGTTCGATGGTATTTTTATTCCAACAGCAAAAGACTGGGAAGAATTAGAACAATCGATTAAAGAATTTGGTTTATACCATCAAAACCGTTTAGCTGTAGCACCAAATGGCTCAATTTCTTATATTAATGATACAAGTGCCAGCATCCACCCAATCACTCGCTTGATTGAAGAACGTCAAGAAAAGAAAATTGGGAAAATCTATTACCCAGCACCTTTCTTATCAAATGACACCATGCCTTATTACACGTCTGCTTATGATATGGACATGCGTAAAGTCATTGACGTTTATGCGACAGCTCAAAAACATATCGACCAAGGAATGAGCTTGACTCTATTTATGCGCTCAGATATACCTGAAGGCTTGTATGAATGGAAAACTAATACAACAAAACAAACAACGCGTGACTTAAACATTTTACGTCACTATGCTTTCCATAAAGGTGTTAAATCAATTTACTACGTTCGTACGTATACTGATGACGAGGAAGAAATTGGAAGTAATCAATGTGAAAGCTGTGTTATTTAA
- a CDS encoding phosphate/phosphite/phosphonate ABC transporter substrate-binding protein, producing the protein MKKTIKFFSVVALTVGLAGCSNNGDTSSDTSKSSGEESTKKIDKLSIGFVPSKEPEEIVTATEPLKNLLKEELKNQGYEVGDVDITVGTSFEAVGESLDSGTLDIGFIPGGTYVLYDEGAEPILTATRAGLSIDADDAKTWNDEKPTEPTDKQANSYRALMIAGPSSKGKAVADKVNKGEEVSWDELNELSWSVMSSSSPAGYIYPSLWLSENYDKKLSDLKNIVQSDSYGSAFARLAAGQVDVVLTYADARRDFAENWTAEYGRKDDIWKETNVIGVTPAIYNDTISVSTNSKNMTDDLKEALQEAFINIADTDKGKEVIAIYSHEGYTKATSADYDNERKAQELVQ; encoded by the coding sequence ATGAAGAAAACGATTAAGTTTTTCAGTGTAGTTGCTTTAACAGTGGGGTTGGCTGGATGTTCAAATAATGGAGATACATCAAGTGATACATCAAAATCAAGTGGAGAAGAATCTACTAAAAAAATTGATAAATTATCGATAGGCTTTGTACCTTCAAAAGAACCAGAAGAAATTGTTACAGCGACAGAACCATTAAAAAATTTATTAAAAGAAGAATTAAAAAATCAAGGATATGAAGTGGGAGATGTTGATATCACTGTTGGGACAAGTTTTGAAGCAGTGGGGGAATCTCTTGACTCTGGTACATTAGATATTGGCTTTATCCCAGGTGGAACGTACGTGCTATATGATGAAGGAGCAGAACCAATTTTGACTGCGACACGTGCAGGATTGTCAATAGATGCAGATGATGCAAAAACTTGGAATGATGAAAAACCAACAGAACCAACAGATAAACAAGCTAACTCTTACCGTGCCTTGATGATTGCTGGACCTTCTTCTAAAGGAAAAGCGGTAGCAGATAAGGTAAACAAAGGAGAAGAGGTTAGTTGGGATGAATTAAATGAGTTATCTTGGAGTGTAATGAGTTCATCTTCTCCAGCAGGATATATTTACCCAAGTTTATGGTTATCTGAAAATTATGATAAAAAATTATCTGATCTAAAAAATATTGTTCAATCTGATTCATATGGTAGTGCTTTTGCTCGGTTAGCAGCTGGTCAAGTAGACGTTGTGTTAACTTATGCTGATGCTCGTCGAGATTTTGCAGAAAACTGGACAGCAGAGTATGGTCGTAAGGATGATATTTGGAAAGAAACAAATGTGATTGGTGTGACCCCAGCGATTTATAATGATACTATCTCTGTGAGTACAAACTCTAAAAATATGACAGACGACTTGAAAGAAGCATTACAAGAAGCATTTATCAACATCGCAGATACTGACAAAGGTAAAGAAGTGATTGCGATTTATAGTCACGAAGGATACACTAAAGCAACTTCAGCTGACTACGACAATGAAAGAAAAGCGCAAGAATTAGTACAATAA